Within the Mumia flava genome, the region GCCGTCGGACAGGATCTTCACGAGCTGGCCGATCAGCACCTCGAGGTTGTAGCCGGGCCGGTCGCCGGCGCACGCGGCCATCGCCTGGAGCCGCCCGATGTAGCCGTGGTGGTCGGCGCCGAGCAGGTAGATGCACTGCTCGAACCCACGCGCGCGCTTGTCCAGGTAGTAGGCGGTGTCCGTAGCGAAGTACGTCATCTCGCCGTTGCCGCGGACCAGGACCCGGTCCTTGTCGTCGGCGAAGTCGGTGGTGCGCATCCAGGTCGCGCCGTCGGACTCGTACAGGTGGCCCTCGCGCTCGATCACGGCGAACGCCCGCTCGATCGCACCGGAGGTGATCAGCGTCCGCTCGGAGAACCACACGTCGAAATGGGTGCGGAAGCCCTCGAGGTCGGCCTGCTGGTGGGCCAGCTGGAGTGCGTACCCCTTCTCCCGGAACGCGACCAGCTGCTCGTCGTCCGGCAGGTCGAGGATCCCGGGCGCGCCGGCGACGACCTCGGCGGCGAGGTCGGAGACGTACGCGCCGTGGTAGCCGTCCTCGGGGACGGCCTGCCCGTTCGCGACGGCCATCAGGGACTGGCCGAACTTGTCCATCTGGTTGCCGCGGTCGTTCACGTAGAACTCGGTGGCGACCTTCGCCCCGGCCGCCGCGAGGACGCGCGCGAGCGCGTCACCGACCACGGCCCACCGGGTGTGCCCGAGGTGCAAGGGCCCGGTCGGGTTGGCCGAGATGAACTCGAGGTTGACCGGGGCACCGCCGAGCGCGTCCGAGCGGCCGTACGCACCCGCCTCGCGGACGATCTCGCCGGCGAGCGCACCCTGGGCGCCGGTGTCGACCCGCACGTTCAGGAAGCCGGGACCGGCGACCTCGACCGAGCCGACGCCGTCGGCCGCGCCGAGGCGCTCGGCGAGCGCGCCCGCGAGCTCACGCGGCGGCATCTGCGCCTTCTTCGCGAGCTGGAGCGCGATGTTCGTGGCGTAGTCGCCGTGCTCCTTGACCTTCGGACGCTCCACCGTCACCGAGGCGGGCACCTCGTCGAGGCGCAGGACGCCGTCGCGCACGAGCGCGTCCAGGGCGTCGACGATGGCGGCAGAGAGCTGTTCCGGAGTCACCGGTCCATCGTATCGACGCCGGTCAATCGCAATCTCTCGGTCTCGGCGCCGCGGTCAGGAGGCCGACGCCCGCGACAGCTCGAGCACCTCGCGGACGGTCGCGACCAGGTCGCAGGGGTCGAACGGCTTGGTGACGTACGCCTCCACGCCGAGGTCGCGTCCGCGCTGGAGGTCGTACGCCTGGGCCTGGGTGGTGACGACCACGACCGGGATGTCGTGGGTGTGGGGGTTGGAGCGGAGCGCACGGATCGTGTCGAGGCCGTCCATCCGCGGCATCACCACGTCGATCGTGATCAGGTCCGGTCGCGTGTCGACGACCACGTCGAGGCACTCCAGCCCGTCGGCCGCCTCGAGCACCGTCCAGCCCTCCAGCTCGAAGTTCGTGCGCATCAGCAGGCGGATGGAGTCCGTGTCGTCGACGACGAGGACCCGCGGCGGCGGTGAGACATGGGAGGCCACGTACGCAACCCTAGTCGCCGTGCGGTACGGTTTGACGCGGTTCGCCAAGGGTGGGCCGGGCCGATCTGCCGCTCGACGTACGGTGGAGCCAGGCCCCCGTAGCTCAGGGGATAGAGCACCGGCCTCCGGAGCCGGGTGCGCAGGTTCGAATCCTGCCGGGGGCACCGCGAGGAGGGCCGCCGACCTGCACGGGTCGGCGGCCCTCCTGCATGCCAGGGACGCCACCCGGCGGACGGCGCGGGGCTCCGTCAGGCGCGCGCGACGCCGAGCTCGCCGAGCAGGGTCTCGACGCGTCCTCTGATCTCGTCCCGCACGTCGCGGACCACGTCGAGCGGCTGCCCGGCCGGGTCCGTGAGCACCCAGTCCTCGTAGCGGGTGCCGGGGAAGTACGGGCACGCGTCGCCGCAGCCCATCGTGACGACGACGTCCGCACGCTCGACGTCGTCCGGATCGAGCACACGCGGCTGCTGGGCGGTGATGTCGATCCCGACCTCGGCCATCGCCTCGACCGCGACCGGGTTGATCGTCTCGGCCGGCTTCGAGCCCGCCGACAGCACCTCCACCCGGTCGCCGGCGAGCTCGCGCAGGAAGCCGGCAGCCATCTGGGAGCGGCCGGCGTTGTGGACACAGACGAACAGCACGCTGGGCACTGTCGGGGTGGTCATGGAAGAGGTCTCCTCGGGAGTGGACGGACGCCCCAGGCCATCACGGCCGATCGACAGGACCGACCCTCGACGATTGATCGACGAATGTCAATGCGTGTGGCAGGATCGGGCCATGAGCACCTCGGTCCCCGTGATCTCCGGCGTCGCTTCCTGCTGCTCGACGCTCACCGGGGGTGCGCTCGACGAGGCCACGGCGGACCGGCTCGCGTCCATGTTCAAGGCGCTCGGGGACCCGACCCGCGTCCGCCTGCTGTCGTTGATCGCCGCGACCGAGGAGCGCGAGGCCTGTGTGTGCGACCTGACCGAGCCCGTCGCGCTGAGCCAGCCCACGGTCTCCCACCACATGAAGGTGCTCGGCGACGCCGGGCTCGTCACGCGCGAGCAGCGCGGCCGCTGGGCGTACTACCGGGTCGCCGACGACGCCCTGCAGATGCTCGCTCGGGCCCTCGCGGAGCCCGCCGACGCGTAGGCTGGGGCGCATGAGAGCGAGTCGGCCGAACCGCGGGTCGGTGTGGTGCGCCTGGCTCGCGACGTCCGGGCTCGTCGGCCTGGCCGCGGCCGGCCCCGTGCTCGCCGTCATCGCGCTCGGCGGCTGCGCCGCGGCGCTCGGAGCCGACGAGGTGGTCTACCGCCGCCGCGCCCGGCGTTGGTTCGCGGAGGCGCACCGGCGCGCGCAGCAGCGCCACGATGCGGTCCTCGACGCCTGGCTCGCGCGCCGCGACGGCGATCCCGACCGGCAGTCGACCCGCCTCGTGGACGACGTCCGCAGCCCGGGCACCGCGCGGTTCGTCGAGCGCGCCACACGCGCCGCGGACCTGCGCGGCCTCGCCCGACCCGATGCGTACGAGGCGGTGCTGCGCTACGACGAGGCGGTCGCCGAGCTCGAACGAGCCTGGCGTCGGCTCGAGGCCCGGGCCCGGCTCGCCGACGCGCCACAGGAGGCGCAGGCGTGGATGACGGAGCGTGTCGTGCCCTGGCTCGGCTCCAGCCGGTCGGCGTTCGCCACGTTCGTCCGCGCGGCGCGCGAGCACGTGCGCGAGCGCGGCTGACCCCACCGAAGAGGGCCTCCGCGATCACAGTGCCATCACGGCCCTTGTGAGCCACACCACCCTGTGGTACCGGAGATGGCGACCCTGTTGTCGGGGTCTACTCTTGTACGCGTATGCCCCGTGGGCGGCGACATCAGAGTGGACAACCCGGAAGAGGCGATCGAGGCCGTGGCCGAGAGCGACAGCGCCCTGCCAGACTTTGGCACCAACCAGTGGCTCGTCGAGGAGATGTACGAGCGCTACCGCAAGGATCCGTCGGCGGTCGACGCGTCGTGGAAGAAGCTGTTCGAGGGCGGTGAGATCCCGACCGGCTCGAACGGCAGCCGCTCCGCGCAGCCGAAGGCGGCGACGACGCCGAGCGAGCCGTCCGAGCCCGCCGCGCCGAAGCACGCCGCACGCGAGGCCGAGCCGCCGAAGGCCGACTCGAAGGCCGCCGCGCCGAAGGCCGAGTCGAAGCAGGCCGAGTCGAAGCCCGCCGCGCCGAAGGCCGAGTCGAAGCCCGCCTCGGACGCCAAGACCCCGACCCCGAAGGCCGCCGCGAAGTCGGAGCCGGCCAAGCCCGCCGGCGACGTCGAGCGGGTCGTGCTCCGCGGCGCCCCGGCCCGTACGGCCGCGAACATGGACGCCAGCCTGGCGGTGCCGACGGCCACCAGCGTGCGGTCGGTCCCGGTCAAGCTGCTGATCGACAACCGGATCGTGATCAACAACCACCTCGCCCGCGCACGCGGCGGCAAGGTGTCGTTCACCCACCTGATCGGGTACGCCCTGGTCAAGGCGCTGCGCGCGATGCCCGAGATGAACACGGGCTTCGAGGTCGCCGACGGCAAGCCCACCATGCTCAAGCCCGAGCACATCAACCTCGGTCTCGCGATCGACCTGCCGAAGCCGGACGGGACGCGCCAGCTGCTGGTTCCGTCGATCAAGCAGGCCGACACGATGAACTTCGCGCAGTTCTGGACGGCGTACGAGAACGTCGTCGACAAGGCGCGCAACAACAAGCTGACCGTCGCCGACTTCCAGGGCACCACGATCAGCCTCACCAACCCGGGCACGATCGGCACGAACCACTCGGTGCCGCGGCTGATGGCCGGGCAGGGCGCGATCATCGGCGTCGGCTCGATGGACTACCCGCCGGAGTTCCTCGGAGCCTCCGAGCACACGATCGCCAGCCAGGCGATCTCGAAGATGATGACGCTCACGTCGACGTACGACCACCGCGTGATCCAGGGCGCCCAGTCCGGCGACTTCCTGCGCCGCGTCAGCGATCTCCTGCTCGGCGGCGACGGCTTCTACGACGAGATCTTCGCCGCGCTGCGGATCCCGTACGAGCCGGTGCGCTGGGCACGCGACATCGCGGTCAGCCACGACGACCAGGTGCACCGGCAGGCGCGGGTGCTCGAGCTGATCCACGCGTTCCGCGTCCGCGGCCACCTGATGGCGGACACCAACCCGCTGGACCACTCCCCTCGCAGCCACCCCGACCTCGACATCTCCTCCCACGGCCTGACGCTGTGGGACCTCGAGCGCGAGTTCGCGACCGGGTCGTTCGGCGGTGACGAGAAGCGGTTCATGAAGCTGCGCGAGATCCTCGGCATCCTGCGCGACTCCTACGTCCGCACGGTCGGCATCGAGTACATGCACATCCAGGACCCCGACCAGCGGCTGTGGATCCAGGAGCGCGTGGAGCGGGCGCACACGAAGCCCCCGCGCACCGAGCAGCTGCGGATCCTGCACAAGCTCAACCAGGCCGAGGCGTTCGAGACGTTCCTGCAGACGAAGTTCGTCGGACAGAAGCGCTTCAGCCTCGAGGGCTCGGAGACGATGATCCCGCTGCTCGACGAGATCTGCGAGGCCGCGGCGGCCGACGGTCTCGAGGAGGTCTGCATCGGGATGGCGCACCGCGGGCGCCTGAACGTCCTCGTGAACATCGCGGGCAAGAACCCTGGCTACGTGTTCCGCGAGTTCGAGGGCAACATCGACCCGCGGACCGTCCAGGGCTCGGGTGACGTCAAGTACCACCTCGGCGTGGAGGGCGAGTTCACCGCGGCCAACGGCGACGCGATCAAGGTCTCCGTGGCCGCGAACCCGTCCCACCTCGAGGTCGTCGACCCGATCCTCGAGGGCATCACGCGGGCCAAGCAGGACCGGCTCAACCGCGGCGAGGAGTTCCCGATCCTGCCGCTGCTCGTCCACGGCGACGCCGCGTTCGCCGGCCAGGGCGTGGTCGCGGAGACCCTGAACCTCTCGCAGCTGCGCGGCTACCGCACCGGCGGCACCGTCCACGTGATCGTGAACAACCAGGTCGGCTTCACCACCTCGCCGTCGTCGTCGCGCTCCTCGACGTACGCGACCGACGTCGCGCGGATGGTCCAGGCACCGATCTTCCACGTGAACGGCGACGACCCCGAGGCGTGCATCCGGGTCGCGCAGCTCGCGTTCGAGTACCGCAAGGCGTTCAACCGCGACGTCGTGATCGACCTGATCTGCTACCGCAAGCGCGGCCACAACGAGGGCGACGACCCGAGCTTCACCCAGCCCCAGATGTACGACGTGATCGAGTCGAAGAAGTCGGTCCGCGTCCTCTACACCTCGGCGCTGGTCGGCCGCGGCGACATCACGGTGGACGAGGCCGAGGGCGCGCTGAAGGACTACCAGGACCAGCTCCAGCGGGTCTTCGCCGAGGCGAGCATGCCCGAGGAGTACCAGACCTCGCCCGAGTACCCGGCCAAGCCCGCGGGCGTCGTGGAGACGTCGACGACTCCGGAGGCTCTGAAGGCCGTCGCCGAGTCGTACACGAACGTCCCCGAGGCCTTCTCGGTGCATCCGAAGGTGCTCCCCCAGCTGCAGCGTCGCGCCGCGTCGATCACGGCCGGTCCGATCGACTGGGGCACGGGCGAGATCATCGCGTTCGGTTCGCTGCTGCTCGACGGCCGTCCGGTCCGGCTCGCGGGCCAGGACTCGCGCCGTGGGACGTTCTCGCAGCGCTTCGCGACGATCATCGATCGCCGGTGCGGTGCCGAGTGGACGCCGCTGCAGCACCTCGGCAGCGACCAGGGCACGTTCTACATCTACGACTCGCTGCTGTCCGAGTACGCCGCGCTCGGCTTCGAGTACGGCTACTCGGTGGCACGTCCCGAGGCGCTGACGCTGTGGGAGGCGCAGTTCGGTGACTTCGTGAACGGCGCCCAGTCGGTGATCGACGAGTACATCTCCGCCGGTGAGGCGAAGTGGGGCCAGAAGTCCGGCGTCGTGCTGCTCCTGCCGCACGGCTACGAGGGTCAAGGGCCGGACCACTCCTCGGCCCGGATCGAGCGCTTCCTGCAGCTCGGCGCGGAGGACGCGATCACGGTCGCGCAGCCGTCGACCCCGGCGTCGTACTTCCACCTCCTGCGACGCCAGGCGCTCGGCAGCGAGCACCGTCCGCTGGTCGTGTTCACGCCGAAGCAGCTCCTGCGGCTCAAGGCGGCGACGTCGATGCCCGAGGAGTTCACCGAGGGGACGTTCCGTCCCGTGCTGCCCGACCCGGCCGAGCTCGACCGCAACGCCGTCGAGCGGGTGATCCTCACCTCCGGCCGCGTCGCCTACGACCTGCTCGCTGCGCGGGCGAAGGCCGAGGAGGGGCTCTCGAAGACCGCGATCCTGCGGCTCGAGCAGCTCTACCCGCTCCCGCTGGACGAGGTCCGCCAGGAGCTGTCGAGCTACCCCAACGCCCAGGAGGTCCGCTGGGTCCAGGACGAGCCCGCGAACCAGGGCCCGTGGCCGTTCATGGCCCTCAACCTGGCGCCCGAGCTGGAGCTGCCGATGGTGCGGGTGTCGCGGGACGCGTCGGCGGCGCCGTCGGTGGGCAACCACAAGCGGCACGTCGAAGAGAACAAGACGCTGATGTCGCAGGCGTTCGCCTGAGTCGAGGGGCCGAGGGCCCGAGGAGTCGCGTGTACTTCACCGATCGTGGGATCGAGGAGCTCGCCGGCCGGCGAGGGGACGAGGAGGTCTCCCTCGCCTGGCTGGCCGAGCGCCTGACGGAGTTCGTCGACGTCCACCCCGAGTTCGAGGTGCCGGTCGAGCGCCTCGCGACCTGGCTCGCGCGACTCGACGACGAGGACGAGTAGCCGCTCCGCCCACGCCATCACCGCACGTGCCTGCGTCCGAACCACCTCCCGGTGTCGTACGCAGGCACGTCCGTCCCCGCCGTCCGAATGCAGGTGGTGGCGCGCGACGCAGCAACCCGCCGTACGGGCCTCCGACGCACAGTGCGGCGGATCCAGGGCGTGTGATGCCCTCGATCGGCCGCACTGATGCAGCCGCGCCCGCGCCAGCGCCAGCGCCAGCGCCAGCGCCAGCGCCAGCGTCGCCACGACGCACCGCACGTGCCTGCGATGGCAACCGCGAGCCGGTCGCGATGCAGGCATCTCCGTCCACCGCGGGAACGCCATCACCGACGTGCCTGCGTTCGAACCACCTCCCGGTGTCGTACGCAGGCACGTCCGTTCCCGCGGTCCGTACGCAGGCACGTCCGTCCCCGCGGTCCGTACGCAGGTGGTGGCGCGCGACGCAGCAACCCGCCGTACGGGCCTCCGACGCCCGCCGTACGGGCCTCCGACGCAAGTGCCGCGCCCGCTCAGCGGGTCAGGACGATCTTCCCGAACACGTCGCCGTCGGCGACCGCCTGGAAGGCCCGCTGTGCCTCGGTCATCGGGATCACGTCGTCGATCAGGGGACGGGTGCCGGTCGCGTCGAGCATCTCCACGAGCTGCGCGAGCTCGGTCCGCGTCCCCATCGTCGATCCCTGGATCCGCAGCTGGAGGAAGAAGATCCGGGTGAGCTCGGCCTGCGAGGGGTTCGGACCCGACGTCGCGCCGGCGATCACGATCGTGCCGCCGGGCTTGAGCGACTTGACCGAGTGCGACCAGGTCGCCGCGCCGACCGTCTCCATCACGGCGTCGACCTTCACGGGCAGCCGTGCCCCCGACTCGAACACCTCGTGCGCGCCGATCTCGAGCGCCCGGGCACGCTTGGCCTCGTCGCGGCTGGTGGCGAAGACACGCAGTCCCGCGGCGCGGGCGAGGGTCACCAGCGCGGTCGCGACGCCGCCTCCGGCGCCTTGCACCAGCACGGAGTCCCCCGGCTTGAGCCCGGACTGCGTGAAGAGCATGCGGTACGCGGTGAGCCAGGCGGTCGGGAGGCAGGCTGCCTCCTCGAACGACAGTCCCGCCGGCTTCGGGACGACGTTGCGCCTCGGCACGGCGACGACGTCGGCGAACGTGCCCTGGTAGCGCTCCGAGAGCAGCGAGCGCTTCGGGTCGTGCGTCTCGTCCCCGGACCACGACGGGTCGCTGATCACGGCGTGCACGACCACTTCGTTGCCGTCGGCGTCG harbors:
- the argS gene encoding arginine--tRNA ligase, encoding MTPEQLSAAIVDALDALVRDGVLRLDEVPASVTVERPKVKEHGDYATNIALQLAKKAQMPPRELAGALAERLGAADGVGSVEVAGPGFLNVRVDTGAQGALAGEIVREAGAYGRSDALGGAPVNLEFISANPTGPLHLGHTRWAVVGDALARVLAAAGAKVATEFYVNDRGNQMDKFGQSLMAVANGQAVPEDGYHGAYVSDLAAEVVAGAPGILDLPDDEQLVAFREKGYALQLAHQQADLEGFRTHFDVWFSERTLITSGAIERAFAVIEREGHLYESDGATWMRTTDFADDKDRVLVRGNGEMTYFATDTAYYLDKRARGFEQCIYLLGADHHGYIGRLQAMAACAGDRPGYNLEVLIGQLVKILSDGQELKLSKRAGTIVSLAELVDLVGVDALRYTLARHPADSPLTLDVAEMTRQSSENPVYYVQYAHARLASILRNGAALGLSPDPRTADLTLLETEREGDLLRALAEFPRVVAKAAELREPHRVARYLEDTAATFHKFYDVCRVLPQADEEPGPVHAARLVLVAATRTVVANGLDLLGVSAPERM
- a CDS encoding response regulator, whose protein sequence is MASHVSPPPRVLVVDDTDSIRLLMRTNFELEGWTVLEAADGLECLDVVVDTRPDLITIDVVMPRMDGLDTIRALRSNPHTHDIPVVVVTTQAQAYDLQRGRDLGVEAYVTKPFDPCDLVATVREVLELSRASAS
- a CDS encoding arsenate reductase ArsC, with the protein product MTTPTVPSVLFVCVHNAGRSQMAAGFLRELAGDRVEVLSAGSKPAETINPVAVEAMAEVGIDITAQQPRVLDPDDVERADVVVTMGCGDACPYFPGTRYEDWVLTDPAGQPLDVVRDVRDEIRGRVETLLGELGVARA
- a CDS encoding ArsR/SmtB family transcription factor, which gives rise to MSTSVPVISGVASCCSTLTGGALDEATADRLASMFKALGDPTRVRLLSLIAATEEREACVCDLTEPVALSQPTVSHHMKVLGDAGLVTREQRGRWAYYRVADDALQMLARALAEPADA
- a CDS encoding multifunctional oxoglutarate decarboxylase/oxoglutarate dehydrogenase thiamine pyrophosphate-binding subunit/dihydrolipoyllysine-residue succinyltransferase subunit, translating into MEAVAESDSALPDFGTNQWLVEEMYERYRKDPSAVDASWKKLFEGGEIPTGSNGSRSAQPKAATTPSEPSEPAAPKHAAREAEPPKADSKAAAPKAESKQAESKPAAPKAESKPASDAKTPTPKAAAKSEPAKPAGDVERVVLRGAPARTAANMDASLAVPTATSVRSVPVKLLIDNRIVINNHLARARGGKVSFTHLIGYALVKALRAMPEMNTGFEVADGKPTMLKPEHINLGLAIDLPKPDGTRQLLVPSIKQADTMNFAQFWTAYENVVDKARNNKLTVADFQGTTISLTNPGTIGTNHSVPRLMAGQGAIIGVGSMDYPPEFLGASEHTIASQAISKMMTLTSTYDHRVIQGAQSGDFLRRVSDLLLGGDGFYDEIFAALRIPYEPVRWARDIAVSHDDQVHRQARVLELIHAFRVRGHLMADTNPLDHSPRSHPDLDISSHGLTLWDLEREFATGSFGGDEKRFMKLREILGILRDSYVRTVGIEYMHIQDPDQRLWIQERVERAHTKPPRTEQLRILHKLNQAEAFETFLQTKFVGQKRFSLEGSETMIPLLDEICEAAAADGLEEVCIGMAHRGRLNVLVNIAGKNPGYVFREFEGNIDPRTVQGSGDVKYHLGVEGEFTAANGDAIKVSVAANPSHLEVVDPILEGITRAKQDRLNRGEEFPILPLLVHGDAAFAGQGVVAETLNLSQLRGYRTGGTVHVIVNNQVGFTTSPSSSRSSTYATDVARMVQAPIFHVNGDDPEACIRVAQLAFEYRKAFNRDVVIDLICYRKRGHNEGDDPSFTQPQMYDVIESKKSVRVLYTSALVGRGDITVDEAEGALKDYQDQLQRVFAEASMPEEYQTSPEYPAKPAGVVETSTTPEALKAVAESYTNVPEAFSVHPKVLPQLQRRAASITAGPIDWGTGEIIAFGSLLLDGRPVRLAGQDSRRGTFSQRFATIIDRRCGAEWTPLQHLGSDQGTFYIYDSLLSEYAALGFEYGYSVARPEALTLWEAQFGDFVNGAQSVIDEYISAGEAKWGQKSGVVLLLPHGYEGQGPDHSSARIERFLQLGAEDAITVAQPSTPASYFHLLRRQALGSEHRPLVVFTPKQLLRLKAATSMPEEFTEGTFRPVLPDPAELDRNAVERVILTSGRVAYDLLAARAKAEEGLSKTAILRLEQLYPLPLDEVRQELSSYPNAQEVRWVQDEPANQGPWPFMALNLAPELELPMVRVSRDASAAPSVGNHKRHVEENKTLMSQAFA
- a CDS encoding DUF6104 family protein — its product is MYFTDRGIEELAGRRGDEEVSLAWLAERLTEFVDVHPEFEVPVERLATWLARLDDEDE
- a CDS encoding zinc-binding dehydrogenase, encoding MFAVYASSFSNDDPLSGLVLGERPEPDVPEGWTTVRVKAASLNHHDLWSLKGVGLREEALPMILGCDAAGYDADGNEVVVHAVISDPSWSGDETHDPKRSLLSERYQGTFADVVAVPRRNVVPKPAGLSFEEAACLPTAWLTAYRMLFTQSGLKPGDSVLVQGAGGGVATALVTLARAAGLRVFATSRDEAKRARALEIGAHEVFESGARLPVKVDAVMETVGAATWSHSVKSLKPGGTIVIAGATSGPNPSQAELTRIFFLQLRIQGSTMGTRTELAQLVEMLDATGTRPLIDDVIPMTEAQRAFQAVADGDVFGKIVLTR